The following proteins are co-located in the Rattus norvegicus strain BN/NHsdMcwi chromosome X, GRCr8, whole genome shotgun sequence genome:
- the Isg20l3 gene encoding interferon-stimulated 20 kDa exonuclease-like 2 — protein sequence MSTILLNLDFGEPSKKAFGGNAKHQRFVKKRRFLEQKGFLSKKNQPPSKVSKLNSEPPKKGETSRVDSISKILSCLKKKKEAAASKRDSEQSKDKKASLSWLTPAPSKKTDSVVAKIDLLGELQSALPKPKRRTQKKGSKKPLKKKIATENSTQTQSKDKGSNRKPLKKNAVQNSTQAQPEDKCPKVPQSLPRKMVAIDCEMVGTGPKGRVSSLAHCSIVNYNGDVLYDEYICPPCYIVDYRTRWSGIRKCHMVNATPFKTARSQILKILSGKVVVGHAIHNDYKALQYFHPKSLTRDTSQIPLLNRKADCPENVTLSLKHLTKKLLSRDIQTGLSGHSSVEDAQATLELYKLVEVE from the coding sequence ATGTCTACCATACTCCTGAATTTGGACTTTGGGGAACCTTCGAAAAAGGCATTTGGAGGAAATGCCAAACATCAACGTTTTGTCAAGAAGCGAAGGTTCTTGGAACAGAAAGGATTTCTGAGTAAAAAGAACCAACCCCCTAGCAAGGTGTCTAAATTAAACTCAGAACCTCCAAAGAAAGGGGAAACTTCAAGAGTAGATAGCATTTCGAAGATCCTTTCATGcctaaagaagaagaaagaggcagCTGCATCCAAGAGGGACTCCGAACAGTCCAAAGACAAGAAAGCATCATTGTCATGGCTGACCCCTGCTCCTTCAAAGAAGACTGATTCTGTTGTGGCTAAAATAGATTTGCTTGGGGAGTTGCAGAGTGCCCTTCCAAAGCCTAAGAGACGCACCCAGAAGAAGGGCTCTAAGAAGCCCTTGAAAAAGAAAATTGCTACAGAAAACTCCACCCAAACTCAGTCAAAGGATAAAGGCTCCAACAGGAAGCCCTTGAAGAAAAATGCTGTACAGAACTCCACCCAAGCTCAACCAGAGGATAAGTGCCCTAAAGTCCCTCAAAGCTTGCCAAGGAAGATGGTGGCAATAGACTGTGAAATGGTGGGCACGGGACCCAAGGGGCGTGTGAGTTCCTTGGCTCACTGCAGCATCGTGAATTACAATGGAGATGTGCTTTATGATGAGTACATCTGCCCCCCATGCTATATCGTGGACTACCGGACCAGGTGGAGTGGCATCCGGAAGTGCCACATGGTTAATGCTACCCCCTTTAAGACTGCTCGGAGTCAGATCTTGAAGATACTCTCAGGGAAGGTAGTGGTAGGACATGCCATTCATAATGACTACAAAGCCCTACAGTACTTTCATCCCAAGTCCCTCACTCGAGACACTTCCCAAATACCGCTCCTCAACCGGAAGGCTGACTGCCCAGAAAATGTCACTTTGTCACTGAAGCATCTCACCAAGAAGCTGCTGAGTCGGGACATCCAGACTGGACTAAGTGGACATTCCTCGGTGGAAGATGCCCAGGCCACAT